A region of the Myxococcus stipitatus DSM 14675 genome:
TCTTCACGGCGCTGCGCCCGGAGGAGATCGGAGTGCAGCTCACCGACGGCTGCATGATGGAGCCGGAGGCGTCCGTGTCCGCCATCGTCTTCCACCACCCGCAGGCTTCGTACTTCTCCGTGTCGTGAGCCCACGGGGGGTGACGCCTGGGTGCGGGGTCGTCAGAACCGCGCGCCCAGGCTGAGTCCGACGGTGACCAGGTCGCCATCGCCCGCGTCACCCGGCGCCAGGTCTCCGCCGATGAGGAGGCGGTAGGTGGCGCGAGCCCCGGCCGTCACCCCGTTGTAGCGGTAGTCGAGCCCCGCGCTGAGCGGCACCTCCGCGACGAAGGTCGTGTCGAGCTGGCGCTGGTTGGCGGGGGGCGTCCCATCCAGGTAGCTGGCGCCGATGCCCGCACCCAGGAAGGGCTTCCACTGTCCGCCGAGCGTCGGCCCCACGGTGGCCATGGCGGCCAGGCTGTGGCGCCAGAGCCGGGCCTGGTGGACGTCCTTGACGTCGTTGACGGAGCCCTCGTAACCCAGTTGCAGTCCCAGGAGCGGGAGCACCTGGGCCTCCGCGTCGACGCCCAGGAACGTGCCCAGGTCCAGCGTGTCACCCAGGTGGCCGGTGTAGACGGACAGGCCACTTCGGACGGTGATGCCTCGGGAGTCGAACTCGGGGGCGGGCTGCTGGCGGGTGTCCTCGCTGCTCCGGGCGAGGGAGGGTGCGGTCCATCCCAGGGCTGCCACCAGGACGCCTGCTCTCCAGCTTGGACGCGGCATGTCGGATTCCTCCTCGCAAGGGTGCCCCTGGGGGGCCCTGGCAAGGATGAGGTCGCCCCGTTTGGAGAAGACCCGACGCCCGGGGGGCCCCGAGGCACCCCGCTGGAAGAGGGAGCGAGTAGACTCGCCGGCCATGAGCGCGCCGAACATTCGCCGAGCCGTCCAGCTCCTGCCCGCGTGCGCCACCACGGGCATCGGGAGCCTTCCGCACACGCAGGTGGAGCTGGGGCTTCAAGTGGCCCTGTCCATGGACATCCCCTTCTTGCCGCAGCTCCCGGTGGGCAAGCCCTCGGAGCTGATGATTCCCGCGGCCCTGGAGGGGCTGCCTGGCTTGAGCTTCGACGACGAGGGGCTGTGTACGGTGGACCTGCGCGCCTGGGAGTCGGGGCGCGCGGAGTTCGAGGCGAAGGTGGAGTCGGCGCTCTCCGCCGGTGCGCTGGAGGCGTACGAGCCTTCGCCCGAGGCGTGCCGCGCCTGGCGGCCCTTCCTGTGGGAGGTCGAGCACCGCAAGCTGGCCTTCGCGAAGGTGCAGCTGGCGGGGCCGTTCACGGTGCGCTCGGTGGCGCGCACGGACGCGGGGCTCTCCGCGCTGGAGGTGCCCGGGCTGGACCAGGCCATGTTCCGGCTGCTCCTGGCGCGCTCGCTCGCCATGGTGAAGGCGCTGCGTCGCGTGGGCACCACGCCGCTGTTCTTCCTGGATGAGCCCGGGCTGTTCGCGTTCCAGCGCATGAACCCCAGGCACCTGCTGGCGCTCCAGGAGCTGCGCTTGTTGGTGGTGGCGCTCCAGCGAGAGGGGGCGCTGGTGGGCCTGCACTGCTGTGGCAACACGGACTGGAGCGCGCTGCTGGACTCGCAGCCGGACCTGCTGTCGTTGGACGTGCGGCTGTCGTTGGACGCGATGCTGGAGGAGAGCGAGGCGCTGGAGCGCTACCTCGCGTCGGGCGCGACGCTGAGCCTGGGCATCATCCCGACGGACCTGGCGTCGACGTACGAGGTGACGGAGCTGGCGGACTCGGTGGAGGCGTCGTTGAAGGCGGCGCTGCCTCGTGGCTTCACGTTCCCTCGCGTCGTGTCCACGATGTTGCTGACGCCCGCGTGTGGCCTGGCCATGCGCACGGTGCAGGACGCGGAGCGCATCCTCGCCGAGCTGAAGGTGGCACAGCGCAGGCTGCGTGGAGCGCTCGACGCGGAGCGTCCCGTGTTGCACTCGCCGCCTCCGCACTGAGCGCGGCGCGCTTACTGGCGGCCGAGCTTGAGCTCGCGCTCGGCCTGGGCCCAGTCCTGCTCGTGGCTGCCGTGAAGGCCGCCGCGGGCCATGAAGATTTCGTAGGCCCGGCGCGAGATCTGCTCGTGGGTGATGACATTCCGCGAGCCGTGCGGCTCGGGCGCCTGTTCCGAGGACTGTGGCGCTGCCCTCGGATGAGAGTGGGAGCCGCTGCTTCGTGCCATTCGAGTGCCCTCCGACGAAAAAGGCGCGCGAAGCTTGGGACTGGGGTGGTGGCCGCGAAAGCGACCCGAGGTGGCGGGGGTTGTCGATGCAACACGACGCCCCAAGTCCTGTCGCGGGGTGGACAGGCGGGTCGTGAGACGCGGAAGTGACGTGACAAACGCGCAGGGACTCAGGCGAGCGCGGTCATCGCCGCTTCCAGCGCGCGCTGCATCGCGGTGCTCATGCCGAGGGTCGCGGCCTCGGCGGGGGTGCACCAGCGAAGCTCCTGGAAGGACTCGGAGCGCGAGGGCCGCTGCGGGCCGGACACGCGATACAGGCGCAGCGTGAGGTCGCGGTGGGTGAGCTGGCGCTTCACGGTGCCGAGCTGGGACTCCAGTCGCACGCCCGCACCGAGCGCGGCGGTGAGGCGCAGCGTGGTCTCTTCGGGCGTGGCGTCGTCATCCACCTCGGCGGCGGGGAGCTCCCAGAGTCCGCCGAAGAGGCCCGAGTCCGCGCGTCGAGCGAACAGGAGTGTGTCCGCGTGCGACCACACGGCGAGGGCCAGCGTCAGCTTCTTGGGGGTGGCGCGCACCTTGGCGGGCGGCAGCTCGTCCACGCGGCCCTTGCGGAAGGCGGCGCAGGCGTCGCGCACGGGGCAGAGGAGGCACAGCGGATTCTCAGGACGGCATGTGGTGGCGCCGTGCTCCATGAGGGACTGGTTGAAATCGCCGGGCCGTTCGCCCTTCACGAGCAGGGCGGCGAGCTCCCAGAGCGTGGCCTCGCGCTCGCGGTCACCGGGAGGGCCTTCCACCTCGAAGAGGCGGGAGAAGACACGGGCGACGTTGCCATCGACGAGGGGGGCTTCTTCGCCAAACGCGATGGAGGCGACGGCGCCGGAGG
Encoded here:
- a CDS encoding outer membrane beta-barrel protein, which codes for MPRPSWRAGVLVAALGWTAPSLARSSEDTRQQPAPEFDSRGITVRSGLSVYTGHLGDTLDLGTFLGVDAEAQVLPLLGLQLGYEGSVNDVKDVHQARLWRHSLAAMATVGPTLGGQWKPFLGAGIGASYLDGTPPANQRQLDTTFVAEVPLSAGLDYRYNGVTAGARATYRLLIGGDLAPGDAGDGDLVTVGLSLGARF
- a CDS encoding DUF2934 domain-containing protein — encoded protein: MARSSGSHSHPRAAPQSSEQAPEPHGSRNVITHEQISRRAYEIFMARGGLHGSHEQDWAQAERELKLGRQ
- the mutY gene encoding A/G-specific adenine glycosylase gives rise to the protein MTPTAAHLASIRAPLLGWYDRNKRDLPWRRTKDPYAIWLSEVMLQQTQVATVIPYWERFLARFPTVLALASAPLDDVLAGWKGLGYYSRARNLHRAAQEIVSRFGGKLPSTAEALLSLPGFGRYTSGAVASIAFGEEAPLVDGNVARVFSRLFEVEGPPGDREREATLWELAALLVKGERPGDFNQSLMEHGATTCRPENPLCLLCPVRDACAAFRKGRVDELPPAKVRATPKKLTLALAVWSHADTLLFARRADSGLFGGLWELPAAEVDDDATPEETTLRLTAALGAGVRLESQLGTVKRQLTHRDLTLRLYRVSGPQRPSRSESFQELRWCTPAEAATLGMSTAMQRALEAAMTALA